Proteins encoded within one genomic window of Thermus albus:
- a CDS encoding complex I subunit 4 family protein produces MVILAILLPILLGSLLLLGLPRTLGVWGAGLSFLLNLYLFLTHPGGMAHEVTLPLLPGFGVYWAFGLDGLAALFFLTIGLTVFLGALVAQVEGRFLGLALLMSGLLLGLFAARDLLVFYLFFEAALIPALLMLLFYGGEGRLKALYTFLLFTLAGSLPMLAAILAVKALGGSPSFLLEDLLAHPVGGRVAFWVFLGFALAFAIKTPLFPLHAWLPLFHQENHPSGLADAMGTLYKVGVFAFFRFAIPLAPGGFAELQGLLLFLAAISALYGAWVAFSAKDFKTLLAYAGVSHMGVAALGVFSGTPEGAMGGLYLLAASGVYTGGLFLLAGRLYERLHTLEIGRFRGLAESAPGLSALALFLFLAMVGLPGLSGFPGELLTLLGAYKASPWLTALAFLSVIAGVAYALTAFQKVFWEEGQRGAEDLKGAEWPFAFLAVAALVLMGVFPGFFVKGLEPLAEAFAKILGGGA; encoded by the coding sequence GTGGTAATCCTGGCGATTCTTTTACCCATTCTCTTGGGCAGCCTCCTCCTTTTGGGCCTTCCCCGCACCCTTGGGGTTTGGGGGGCGGGATTAAGCTTCCTCCTCAACCTCTACCTCTTCCTCACCCACCCGGGCGGAATGGCCCACGAGGTAACCCTTCCCTTGCTTCCGGGGTTCGGGGTTTACTGGGCCTTTGGGCTGGATGGGCTTGCCGCCCTTTTCTTCCTCACCATCGGCCTTACCGTCTTCCTGGGGGCTTTGGTGGCCCAGGTGGAAGGGCGGTTCCTGGGCCTGGCCCTTTTGATGTCGGGCCTTCTCCTGGGGCTTTTCGCCGCCCGGGACCTTTTGGTCTTCTACCTGTTCTTTGAAGCGGCCTTGATCCCCGCCCTCCTCATGCTCCTCTTCTATGGCGGTGAGGGGCGGCTTAAAGCCCTCTACACCTTCCTCCTCTTCACCCTCGCGGGATCCCTGCCCATGCTGGCCGCCATTCTGGCGGTGAAGGCCCTGGGGGGGAGCCCCAGCTTCCTCCTCGAGGACCTCCTGGCCCACCCGGTGGGGGGAAGGGTTGCCTTCTGGGTGTTTTTGGGCTTCGCCCTGGCCTTTGCCATCAAGACACCCCTTTTCCCCCTGCACGCCTGGCTTCCCCTCTTCCACCAGGAAAACCATCCCTCGGGGCTCGCCGACGCCATGGGCACCCTCTACAAGGTGGGGGTCTTCGCCTTTTTCCGCTTCGCCATCCCCTTAGCCCCGGGAGGATTTGCGGAACTTCAGGGGCTTCTCCTCTTCCTGGCGGCCATCTCCGCCCTATATGGCGCCTGGGTGGCCTTCTCCGCCAAGGACTTCAAGACCCTTTTGGCCTACGCCGGGGTTTCCCACATGGGGGTAGCCGCCTTGGGGGTCTTCTCCGGCACCCCGGAAGGGGCCATGGGGGGGCTTTACCTCCTGGCGGCTAGCGGGGTCTACACGGGGGGGCTTTTCCTCTTGGCGGGTAGGCTTTACGAAAGGCTTCACACCCTGGAGATCGGGCGCTTCCGGGGCCTAGCCGAAAGCGCCCCCGGGCTGAGCGCCCTGGCCCTTTTCCTGTTCCTGGCCATGGTGGGGCTTCCCGGGCTTTCCGGCTTCCCCGGGGAGCTTTTAACCCTCCTTGGGGCCTACAAGGCTAGCCCCTGGCTCACCGCCCTCGCCTTCCTCTCGGTGATCGCGGGGGTGGCCTATGCCCTCACCGCCTTCCAAAAGGTCTTCTGGGAGGAGGGTCAAAGGGGGGCGGAGGACCTGAAGGGGGCGGAATGGCCCTTCGCCTTCCTGGCGGTGGCCGCCTTGGTCCTCATGGGCGTCTTCCCCGGGTTCTTCGTAAAGGGCCTTGAGCCTCTGGCGGAGGCCTTCGCCAAGATCCTTGGAGGTGGCGCATGA
- the nuoL gene encoding NADH-quinone oxidoreductase subunit L translates to MLLLTILLPLLGFALLGLFGKQMKEPLPGVVASLLVLASFLVGVGLLLSGGARYEAEWLPGIPFSLLLDNLSGFMLLIVTGVGFLIHVYAIGYMGGDPGYSRFFAYFNLFIAMMLTLVLADSYPVMFIGWEGVGLASFLLIGFWYKNAQYADSARKAFIVNRIGDLGFMLGMAILWALYGTLSISELKEALEGPLKNPSLLALAGLLLFLGAVGKSAQVPLMVWLPDAMAGPTPVSALIHAATMVTAGVYLIARSSFLYANLPDVSYTIAVIGLITAAYGALSAFGQTDIKKIVAYSTISQLGYMFLAAGVGAYWVALFHVFTHAFFKALLFLASGSVIHALGGEQDVRKMGGLWKHLPLTRWHGLVGALALGGLPLLSGFWSKDAILTATLTYPFGGLGFYLGALLVAVLTAMYAMRWFVLVFLGEERGHHHPHEAPPVMLWPNHLLALGSVLAGYLALPHPLPNLLEPFLKPTLAEVEAHHLSLGTEWGLIALSGVVALVGLWLGFTFFQRKTFPAWYLTFEAWSRESFYADRVYNALLVNPLKALAEALFLGDRSLLRGYFGLGGGVRSLGQGITRLQTGYLRVYALLFVLGVLVLLGVMRW, encoded by the coding sequence ATGCTTCTCCTGACCATCCTCCTTCCCCTCTTGGGCTTTGCCCTTTTGGGTCTTTTCGGCAAGCAGATGAAGGAACCCCTACCCGGGGTGGTCGCCTCCCTATTGGTCCTGGCCTCCTTCCTGGTGGGGGTGGGCCTTCTCCTTTCGGGTGGGGCCCGGTATGAGGCAGAATGGCTCCCGGGAATCCCCTTCAGCCTCCTTTTGGACAACCTCTCGGGCTTCATGCTCCTCATCGTCACCGGGGTGGGGTTTCTCATCCACGTCTACGCCATCGGCTACATGGGGGGGGATCCCGGCTACAGCCGCTTCTTCGCCTACTTCAACCTCTTCATCGCCATGATGCTCACCCTGGTCCTGGCCGACAGCTACCCGGTGATGTTCATCGGCTGGGAGGGGGTGGGATTGGCCAGCTTCCTCCTCATCGGCTTCTGGTATAAAAACGCCCAGTATGCGGACTCCGCCCGCAAGGCCTTCATCGTGAACCGCATCGGCGACCTGGGCTTCATGCTGGGCATGGCCATCCTCTGGGCCCTCTACGGCACCCTTTCCATCAGCGAGCTCAAAGAAGCCCTGGAAGGCCCCTTGAAAAACCCCAGCCTCCTGGCCCTGGCGGGCCTTCTCCTCTTCCTGGGGGCGGTGGGGAAAAGCGCCCAGGTGCCCCTCATGGTCTGGCTTCCCGACGCCATGGCCGGCCCCACCCCGGTTTCCGCCTTGATCCACGCGGCCACCATGGTGACCGCCGGGGTCTACCTCATCGCCCGAAGCTCCTTCCTCTACGCCAACCTCCCCGACGTTTCCTACACCATCGCCGTCATAGGCTTGATCACGGCCGCCTACGGGGCCCTTTCCGCCTTTGGCCAGACCGATATCAAGAAGATCGTGGCCTACTCCACCATCAGCCAGCTGGGGTACATGTTCCTGGCCGCCGGGGTAGGGGCCTACTGGGTGGCCCTCTTCCACGTCTTCACCCACGCCTTCTTCAAGGCCCTCCTCTTCCTGGCCTCGGGGAGCGTGATCCACGCCTTGGGTGGGGAACAGGATGTGCGCAAGATGGGCGGGCTTTGGAAGCACCTGCCCCTAACCCGCTGGCACGGGCTTGTGGGCGCCTTGGCCTTGGGGGGCCTTCCCTTGCTTTCCGGCTTCTGGTCCAAGGACGCCATCCTCACCGCCACCCTCACCTACCCCTTCGGCGGGCTGGGCTTCTACCTGGGGGCGCTTTTGGTGGCGGTGCTCACCGCCATGTACGCCATGCGCTGGTTCGTCCTGGTCTTTCTGGGGGAGGAGCGGGGCCACCACCATCCCCATGAGGCCCCTCCGGTAATGCTCTGGCCCAACCACCTTTTAGCCCTGGGCTCGGTGCTGGCCGGGTACCTGGCCCTGCCCCATCCCTTGCCCAACCTCCTCGAGCCCTTCTTGAAGCCCACCCTGGCGGAGGTGGAAGCCCACCACCTTTCCTTGGGAACAGAATGGGGACTTATCGCCCTCTCGGGGGTGGTGGCCCTCGTGGGGCTCTGGCTGGGCTTCACCTTCTTCCAACGGAAAACCTTCCCTGCCTGGTACCTCACCTTTGAGGCCTGGAGCCGGGAAAGCTTCTATGCGGACCGGGTGTACAACGCCCTTTTGGTGAACCCCTTGAAGGCCTTGGCGGAGGCCCTCTTCCTGGGGGACCGTAGCCTCCTGCGCGGCTACTTCGGCCTGGGCGGGGGGGTACGTAGCCTGGGCCAAGGGATCACCCGGCTGCAGACCGGCTACCTTAGGGTCTACGCCCTGCTCTTCGTGCTGGGTGTTCTCGTTCTACTGGGGGTGATGCGGTGGTAA
- the nuoK gene encoding NADH-quinone oxidoreductase subunit NuoK yields the protein MSYLLASALLFALGVYGVLTRRTAILVFLSIELMLNAANLSLVGFARAYGLEGQVAALMVIAIAAAEVAVGLGLIVAIFRQRESTAVDDLSELRG from the coding sequence GTGAGTTACCTACTGGCCTCCGCCCTGCTTTTCGCCTTGGGGGTCTATGGGGTCTTGACCCGCAGGACCGCCATTTTGGTTTTCCTTTCCATTGAGCTCATGCTGAACGCCGCCAACCTCTCCCTGGTGGGCTTCGCCCGGGCCTACGGCCTGGAGGGCCAGGTGGCGGCCCTCATGGTGATCGCCATCGCCGCCGCCGAGGTGGCGGTGGGCCTCGGGCTCATCGTGGCCATCTTCCGCCAACGGGAGAGCACCGCGGTGGACGACCTTTCGGAGCTTAGGGGGTGA
- a CDS encoding NADH-quinone oxidoreductase subunit J — translation MSPFEILALLVLLGTGILVVTLRNAIHAALALIGNFLILAGLYVALEARFLGFIQIIVYAGAIVVLFLFVIMLLYAAQGEVGFDPLVRSRPLALLLSMGVALVLLSGLWGLNLAFTKDLQGGLPQALGPLLYGDWLLVLLAVGFLLMAATVVAVALVQPQRPLDALSPEERKEEKEVVR, via the coding sequence GTGAGCCCCTTTGAAATCCTAGCCCTCCTGGTTCTCCTCGGCACGGGAATCCTGGTGGTCACCCTTAGAAACGCCATCCACGCCGCCTTGGCCCTCATCGGGAACTTCCTTATATTGGCTGGGCTCTATGTGGCCCTCGAGGCCCGCTTCCTGGGTTTCATCCAGATCATCGTCTATGCGGGGGCCATCGTGGTCCTCTTCCTCTTCGTCATCATGCTCCTCTACGCCGCCCAGGGCGAGGTGGGGTTTGACCCCTTGGTGCGAAGCCGCCCCTTGGCCTTGCTCCTCTCCATGGGGGTAGCCCTGGTCCTCCTTTCGGGGCTTTGGGGCCTAAATCTGGCCTTCACCAAGGACCTCCAAGGTGGCCTGCCCCAGGCCCTGGGGCCCCTCCTTTACGGGGACTGGCTCCTGGTGCTTCTGGCGGTGGGCTTCCTCCTCATGGCGGCCACGGTGGTGGCGGTGGCCCTGGTGCAGCCGCAAAGGCCCCTGGATGCCCTGAGCCCTGAGGAGCGCAAGGAGGAAAAGGAGGTGGTGCGGTGA